The genomic region ACCTTTATCAAACATGTCAGCTTCAATGAAGCCTGGCTGTCGGAGCGCCTGTGATGGTTTCTGTATGGCAAGCGCATTTGAGTTTTGTGCTGTTGGGTTTTGTACTGCTGAGCCTGCTGCGCGTAACGACGCCCTGGCGGCCGTGGTTGCTGCCGGTGTTGGTGGTGGTGAGTTTTATCCCGGTCAACGAGCTGCCGCTGGCGGCGTATGTGCGCAGCTTCACCGACGACCTGGCCATCAGCACCCTGGTGTTGTTGGCATGGGTCAGCCTGTGCCGTTTGGGTGTGGTGCAACCGCTCCAGCGCCCGCAGAAGGTCCAGGTGTTGCTGCTGTTTGGCGCCCTGAGCCTGGTGCTGTACCCCGCGACGATGGGCCTGACCTATTTCGATCCCTACCGCTGGGGTTTCAACCCTCGGCCGATGATTGTGCTGATCGGCGTGGCGGCGCTGTTGATGCTCTGGCTGCGTAATACGTTGGCGGTGTGGATGCTCGCGGCGGGCACCCTGGCGTTTGCGCTTCGGCTCAAGGCCTCGGAAAACTACTGGGACTATCTGATCGACCCACTGCTGACGGGCTACTGCCTGGTGGCCGGGTTGTGGATGCTGGCGATGGCTGCCTGGCGCCCTCTTTTAAAACTGCACAGAGGTCAATGATGGGATGGTTGTACTCGCGCCGCCTGCGCTACGGCGTGGGCGCGATCGGTTTGGTATTTGCGTTGCTGGCCGCACTGCGGCTGGTGTTTGTATTGGGATTTTCCGGAGTCGACCTCAGGGAACCTGCACTGCTGGAAACCTTCGGGATAGGCCTGCGTTTCGACCTGCGCCTGGCGGTGCTGATCCTGCTGCCCCTGGCCCTGCTCGCCTGGCTGCCACGCTGGAACCTGCTGACCGTCCCCGCCCTGCGCTGGTTGGCACGGGGTTATCTGCTGCTGGCGCTGACCATCGTCGGGCTGGTGTACATCATCGACTTCGGCCACTACGCCTACCTCGGCGTGCGCATCAATGCCACGGTGCTGCGTTATCTGGAAGACGCGCAGATTTCCCAGCAGATGGTGTGGGAAACCTACCCGGTGCTGTGGATAACCTTTAGCTGGCTTACCGCAGTCGGCCTGTGGACCTATGCCCTGGTTCGTCTTGAACGCATCACCCTGGATGATGAACGCAAACCCATCGGCAAGTTGACCATTGCATCCGTGGCCACCGTTGGCGTGATCGCGGTGTTGCTGGCCCTGCTCGGCCGCGTCGCCAACCTCAACCTCGAAAACCCGGTGCCCCTGCGCTGGAGCGATGCGTTCTTTTCCGGCAACAACCAGATCGCTGCCGTAGGCCTCAATCCGGTGCTGTTTCTGTACGACACCCTCAAGGTCGGCCAGTCTCAATTCGATGAGGCGCGGGTGCGAGAGTATTACCCGGAAGTTGCGAATTATCTGGGGGTCAGCCAACCCGATCCCGAGCAATTGAGCTTCGCCCGCGAACAAGCCGTGCAACCTTATCGGCTCAAGGGCGAACGCCCGCCGAACGTGATTTTCGTGATGCTCGAATCCCTCGGCACCAGCGCTGTGGGCGCCTACGGTAACCCGCTGAACCCCACGCCGAACCTCGACAAACTGGCGAAGGAAAGCTGGTTCTTCAAACACTTCTACGTGCCCGTCACCGGCACCGCCAAAACCGTGTGGGCGAGCATCACCGGCGTACCCGACGTCACCCGCCAGGAGACGGCAACCCGCAATCCGCTGATCACCCGGCAACACACCTTGATCAACGCGTTCGAGGATTATCAGAAGCTCTACATGATCGGCGGCAATGCCGGCTGGGCGAATATCAACGCGCTGATCCGCCAGAGCATCGACGGCGTGAAGCTCTATGACGAAAGCCACTGGCGCTCGCCACGGGTGGATGTGTGGGGCGTTTCCGACCTGGATCTGTTCAAGGAAGGCGACGAACTGCTGCGCGCCATCCCCAAGGACCAGCCGTTCTTCGCCTACCTGCAAACCTCCGGCAACCACCGCCCATTCACCATCCCCAAGACCAACGATGGCTTCAAGGTGCACGACCTGACCGTGGAGCAAGTCCAGGCCGCGGGCAGTCGCAGCGTCGAGCAATACAACGCCGTACGCCTGCTGGACTTCAACATCGGCCGCCTGATGGAAATCGCCAAGGCCGGCGGTTACTACGACAACACCATCTTCGTGTTCTTCGGCGACCACAACACCCGCATCAGCCAGATCCCACACATGGCGCCGGCGTTCGAGCAGCTTGGCCTGGAAAGCAACAACGTGCCGATGATGATCCACGCCCCCGGCCTGCAACCCCGGGTGATCGAAGAAGCCGTCGGCCTGGCGGACCTGCTACCGACCGTCGCCGGCATGGCGGGGATTCCGTTCCGCAATGGCGCGATGGGGCGCGATATCCAACAGCCTGCGCCGGAAGGCGAGCGCGTGGTGCCGCTGGTATTGCGCGAGGGCACGTTCCCGCTGATCGGTGGCGTGACTAAAGACTTCCTGCTGCAAATGGAACACGACGGCAGCTCGCCGACCCTGCATGACCTGGCGTCGCAAACACCGAGGGAAGATGTAGCCCAGGAATACCCGGAAGAGTTTCAGCGCCTGCAGGGACTGACTCGGGGGCTGCATGAGAGTGCGCGGTTGATGTTGTTCCGGAACGTTCGTTGAAGCCACCAGCAGCCAGGCCACTGTAAACCACACTCTTTGCAATACACCGGCTAAAGTGCCACGCTTTCAGGGTTCCGCAGGAGGTACTACTTTGTCGTGGTGTGCAGCCAGCGTTGCTTGGAAACCCATCGGGGCCATAGCATCACTCAATTTTCTTTTCGATTTCGCGATGCCTATATAGAGGTCCCGCACCCGCTATTCCTGTATTTACCCACAGTGTTCTGTATCATTCTCGCCCCCTGACATAGGGGGCAACCAGTAAGGAGGAGGTCGCTTATGCCAGTTCGCCAAGCCCAGGCTATCCTGGCTCGCTACTGGAATCGCCAGATCCCGGTGGACCCTTCAGCGTTAGCGATAAGTATGGGGGCCGACGTCTTTGCGGACCCTGACATGATCTGGAGCGACCTGAGCGGACGTTTCGATTATGAAAACGGAAGGCCCACGATCCGCTTCAACCCCGATGATGCGTGGGTGCGCCAACGGTTCACGATTGCCCATGAGTTGGGTCATATGGTGCTAAACCATGGTAGGTCGATGCGGGATAACTCCGCAAATTACTCGACTCATGCTGATCATTATAAAGAGCAGGAGGCCAACGCATTCGCTGCCGAACTGCTCATGCCAAAAGAAGTGGTCGACTGGATCATCCCGCGCTACAACCGGGATGTCGGGGCCATGTCGCGTGAGCTTGGGGTTTCTGAGGCCGCGATGAGATATAGATTGATCAACCTCGGTTACCTCTCAGACTACTAATCTAAACAACAGCCAAGGAGGCGCGATGAATCCAAGCAACGCCAGCAATGCGCAAAAGAAAGGCGAAGATATGGGCGGGTCAGAAGACAACCCTGACGAGGCCATGAAGCGCTCCCTTGTCCCGCCATCGGGCGACCCTGTTGAAAGAAACAAGGCGCAAGCCGACTGGAATGAAAAACTGCTCAAGGAAGGTGAAACCAGAATCCTTCATCGAAAACTGTTGTTTCGCTCAGTAGCCTTTGTTTCATGCCTGTTATTTATAGCGTTTCTTTACTACTTGTATTGGGCTAACAACCACCCTTACCGGCATGTAGACCATATGGTGTTATGGCTATTGGCAGTCATGCCAATGGGATCTATCTTCATACTCGTCAAATTATCGAATGAACCCGCTGAAACCAATAAACCTGCAGCGCTCATGTGGCCGGAAGAGGCGATCAAAATCGGCCACAAAGTAGTCGATGTCATAGCTGATGT from Pseudomonas yamanorum harbors:
- a CDS encoding LTA synthase family protein, whose protein sequence is MGWLYSRRLRYGVGAIGLVFALLAALRLVFVLGFSGVDLREPALLETFGIGLRFDLRLAVLILLPLALLAWLPRWNLLTVPALRWLARGYLLLALTIVGLVYIIDFGHYAYLGVRINATVLRYLEDAQISQQMVWETYPVLWITFSWLTAVGLWTYALVRLERITLDDERKPIGKLTIASVATVGVIAVLLALLGRVANLNLENPVPLRWSDAFFSGNNQIAAVGLNPVLFLYDTLKVGQSQFDEARVREYYPEVANYLGVSQPDPEQLSFAREQAVQPYRLKGERPPNVIFVMLESLGTSAVGAYGNPLNPTPNLDKLAKESWFFKHFYVPVTGTAKTVWASITGVPDVTRQETATRNPLITRQHTLINAFEDYQKLYMIGGNAGWANINALIRQSIDGVKLYDESHWRSPRVDVWGVSDLDLFKEGDELLRAIPKDQPFFAYLQTSGNHRPFTIPKTNDGFKVHDLTVEQVQAAGSRSVEQYNAVRLLDFNIGRLMEIAKAGGYYDNTIFVFFGDHNTRISQIPHMAPAFEQLGLESNNVPMMIHAPGLQPRVIEEAVGLADLLPTVAGMAGIPFRNGAMGRDIQQPAPEGERVVPLVLREGTFPLIGGVTKDFLLQMEHDGSSPTLHDLASQTPREDVAQEYPEEFQRLQGLTRGLHESARLMLFRNVR
- a CDS encoding ImmA/IrrE family metallo-endopeptidase encodes the protein MPVRQAQAILARYWNRQIPVDPSALAISMGADVFADPDMIWSDLSGRFDYENGRPTIRFNPDDAWVRQRFTIAHELGHMVLNHGRSMRDNSANYSTHADHYKEQEANAFAAELLMPKEVVDWIIPRYNRDVGAMSRELGVSEAAMRYRLINLGYLSDY